One window of the Rhipicephalus sanguineus isolate Rsan-2018 chromosome 4, BIME_Rsan_1.4, whole genome shotgun sequence genome contains the following:
- the LOC119390848 gene encoding protein TsetseEP — MYATLLLALLLGAVAFANSEETHKWPSWNNYGKGGARCARAFDLQLPFRVRCRYLCKGWPVRAVNEPDGEPCAALFRGTGKCQNGRCVVGSSTWSVSRPDTELAGRGGTEPTPETSTEPQGGSEAEGEQPVTEAAPENPVDVGTTAPEAPAEPEPVPEPEEQPGVQPETQPELASAPEGSDASSDETAPAAEAEPAPQQEEAQPEAQPEVTPEPQPEAQPDAQPEPEAQPQPKGEPQPEAQPEPQPEAQPEPQPEQQPEAQPQPEPEAQPDGSLEAQPEQPAAQPAEAPVEQPQLAPEGQPGGAPQPEPQPGGYVENEVPQ, encoded by the exons ATGTACGCCACACTACTGCTCGCGCTCCTCCTGGGAGCAGTAGCATTTGCCAACTCTGAAGAGACTCACA AATGGCCAAGCTGGAATAACTACGGCAAAGGAGGTGCAAGATGTGCAAGAGCATTTGATCTCCAACTG CCCTTCCGAGTGCGGTGTCGGTATCTCTGCAAAGGATGGCCAGTCCGTGCTGTTAACGAACCTGACGGAGAGCCTTGCGCT GCTCTCTTTCGTGGAACTGGAAAGTGCCAGAACGGACGCTGCGTTGTAGGTAGTTCGACATGGTCCGTCTCCAGGCCAGACACGGAATTGGCCGGGAGGGGAGGAACCGAACCCACCCCAGAAACAAGCACAGAGCCCCAGGGTGGAAGCGAAGCCGAAGGAGAACAACCTGTCACTGAGGCAGCGCCAGAAAACCCCGTCGATGTGGGCACAACTGCGCCAGAAGCACCTGCTGAGCCCGAACCTGTCCCTGAACCTGAAGAGCAACCTGGAGTGCAGCCCGAGACGCAGCCTGAATTGGCTTCGGCACCCGAGGGAAGCGACGCTTCGAGCGACGAAACGGCACCAGCAGCGGAAGCAGAACCGGCTCCTCAACAGGAGGAAGCCCAGCCTGAAGCGCAACCTGAGGTCACGCCAGAACCTCAACCCGAAGCACAGCCTGATGCCCAGCCGGAGCCTGAAGCGCAGCCACAGCCAAAAGGAGAGCCCCAGCCAGAAGCACAACCTGAACCACAACCCGAAGCGCAACCAGAGCCACAGCCTGAACAACAGCCAGAGGCGCAGCCTCAGCCAGAGCCTGAAGCGCAACCCGACGGCTCACTCGAAGCACAACCCGAACAGCCAGCGGCGCAGCCTGCGGAAGCACCGGTCGAACAACCACAACTTGCGCCAGAAGGCCAACCAGGCGGCGCTCCCCAGCCCGAGCCGCAACCAGGCGGCTACGTTGAAAACGAGGTTCCTCAATAA